One stretch of Amycolatopsis tolypomycina DNA includes these proteins:
- a CDS encoding response regulator transcription factor → MPAAAGRRVRRALPGASGLTAREAEVLVQLARGLSNAAIAAALTVSRKTVSTHLEHIYAKLGVSTRTQAALFAMRHGFIGWLPDESGGRRP, encoded by the coding sequence GTGCCGGCCGCGGCCGGGCGGCGGGTGCGCCGGGCCCTGCCCGGTGCGTCCGGGCTGACGGCCAGAGAGGCGGAAGTGCTGGTCCAGCTGGCGCGCGGGCTGTCGAACGCCGCGATCGCGGCCGCGCTGACCGTCTCGCGCAAGACCGTGTCGACCCACCTGGAGCACATCTACGCGAAGCTCGGCGTCTCGACGCGGACGCAGGCGGCGCTGTTCGCGATGCGGCACGGATTCATCGGGTGGTTGCCCGATGAATCCGGCGGCCGTCGCCCGTAG